The Bemisia tabaci chromosome 8, PGI_BMITA_v3 genome has a segment encoding these proteins:
- the sano gene encoding LOW QUALITY PROTEIN: uncharacterized protein sano (The sequence of the model RefSeq protein was modified relative to this genomic sequence to represent the inferred CDS: deleted 2 bases in 1 codon), protein MRNMGATDGQIVAAAARWADEGHYLKEFVAKQRLPAVVKIIKGQYGGIGVPTLPSPGLQSSILLVSLGRRKKIIAQSVKLKEGRRIVPVGPRIVIPETYAGYFEILSEEGKSVRCIESVAELSRRRLEAGCLVREAVRGIVGRYEDDGSVSADGARIVQVGEVLFPEVETNLGNSKARYLRCVDSLGDILLLGLEQRGKFSALAKEDNISGVHTAKNLLNKRLPLTVRLAHGTPPRGLKNANNFVPELRLLSTVEEEHIFALPLQKETSIVVLPLAAPLKLQRTRNEEYLKDLTEFHRLVERCDRLVAEVADRAYVLEGKLGDPKSSRLAPSTPAAKTGYFLRRSASVDSNHLSPGHINNENRTPRLHPEDYDEIDQIYDYVRGFAPLPKNIRSPFPCEPIDDVSSPPASPKDKKPEPPPIETIPSKQCSKAEKRTRTKTASREAPVPMVKLYVKNGNTQRGRLLRQKSNPLKEQVPLAKSGSPIFNIRYKSMSNLQHGMELDGTLDSSHSGGRTSGDSGAGAKLPEKRSRRLSRPRSLTNLVWELPGGEVVLPHPLPQVLPQDKRPKPIKLEAGVHRKNSATHKLSLVGQKRIGTLYL, encoded by the exons ATGAGGAACATGGGAGCCACAGACGGTCAGATCGTGGCAGCAGCAGCGCGTTGGGCGGACGAAGGACACTACCTGAAGGAGTTCGTGGCCAAGCAGCGGCTGCCCGCGGTCGTCAAGATAATCAAAGGCCAGTATGGCGGGATCGGGGTGCCGACGCTGCCCTCGCCAGGGCTCCAGTCCTCCATCCTCCTCGTGTCGCTGGGCCGCAGGAAAAAGATCATCGCACAATCGGTCAAGCTAAAAGAAGGCCGCCGGATAGTGCCCGTCGGGCCGAGGATAGTCATCCCGGAGACCTACGCCGGGTACTTCGAGATCCTCAGCGAAGAAGGGAAGTCAGTCCGGTGCATAGAGAGCGTCGCCGAGCTTAGCCGAAGACGCCTGGAGGCCGGGTGTTTAGTTCGGGAAGCAGTGCGCGGGATAGTAGGTCGCTATGAGGACGACGGTTCCGTATCGGCAGACGGAGCGCGCATCGTCCAGGTCGGCGAGGTCCTCTTCCCGGAGGTCGAGACGAACCTCGGCAACTCCAAAGCGCGCTACCTTCGCTGCGTCGATTCCCTAGGCGACATCCTCCTTCTGGGCCTCGAGCAGCGGGGCAAGTTCAGCGCCCTAGCCAAAGAAGACAACATCAGCGGCGTGCACACCGCCAAGAACCTGCTGAACAAGCGCTTGCCGCTCACCGTTCGGCTCGCCCACGGGACCCCACCGCGGGGCCTCAAGAACGCCAACAACTTTGTGCCAGAGCTCCGCCTCCTATCCACGGTCGAGGAGGAGCACATATTCGCCCTACCCTTACAAAAAGAAACC TCCATCGTGGTGCTCCCCCTGGCGGCCCCGCTCAAGCTCCAGCGCACCCGCAACGAGGAGTACCTCAAGGACCTGACGGAGTTCCACCGGCTCGTCGAGCGATGTGATAGGCTCGTGGCGGAGGTGGCCGACCGCGCCTACGTCCTGGAGGGCAAGCTCGGCGACCCCAAGTCCTCGCGGCTCGCCCCCAGCACCCCCGCCGCCAAGACCGGCTACTTCCTCCGGCGCAGCGCCTCCGTCGACTCCAACCACCTCTCGCCCGGCCATATCAACAACGAAAACCGGACCCCTCGACTGCACCCCGAAGACTACGACGAGATAGACCAGATCTACGACTACGTCCGCGGCTTCGCGCCGCTCCCGAAGAACATCCGGTCGCCCTTCCCGTGCGAGCCCATCGATGATGTGTCGTCTCCGCCAGCCTCGCCGAAAGACAAGAAGCCGGAGCCGCCGCCGATCGAGACGATCCCGAGCAAGCAGTGCTCGAAGGCGGAGAAGCGGACGCGGACGAAGACGGCGTCGCGGGAGGCGCCGGTGCCGATGGTGAAGCTGTACGTGAAGAACGGGAACACGCAGCGGGGGCGGCTGCTCCGGCAGAAGTCGAACCCGCTGAAGGAGCAGGTGCCGCTGGCGAAGTCGGGGTCGCCGATCTTCAACATCCGCTACAAGTCGATGTCGAACCTGCAGCACGGGATGGAGTTGGACGGGACGTTGGACTCTAGTCACTCCGGCGGGCGGACCTCGGGCGATTCCGGGGCCGGCGCCAAGTTACCAGAGAAGCGATCGCGAAGACTGAGCCGCCCGCGGTCCCTGACGAACCTCGTCTGGGAGCTCCCCGGCGGCGAGGTGGtgctcccccaccccctcccccaggTCCTCCCCCAGGACAAGAGGCCCAAGCCCATCAAGCTCGAGGCCGGCGTCCACAGGAAGAACTCCGCCACGCATAAGCTCTCGCTCGTCGGCCAGAAGCGGATCGGCACCCTTTATCTTTGA